Part of the Kitasatospora sp. NBC_00374 genome is shown below.
CCAGACCTCCGGCTTCAAGGCACTGGAGGAGGGCAACCGGGTGGAGTACGACGTCACCCAGGGACCGAAGGGCCCGCAGGCCGAAAAGGTCGTCCCGATCGGCTGACGCCCCGCCGAGGTCCCGCCCCGCCGCGCGCGGGGC
Proteins encoded:
- a CDS encoding cold-shock protein encodes the protein MATGTVKWFNADKGFGFIQQDNGGPDVFVHFSAIQTSGFKALEEGNRVEYDVTQGPKGPQAEKVVPIG